A genomic region of Miscanthus floridulus cultivar M001 chromosome 3, ASM1932011v1, whole genome shotgun sequence contains the following coding sequences:
- the LOC136547014 gene encoding cytochrome P450 89A2-like, which yields METSWILLAGALLLSLLVLRRRHTKNRRLPPGPPAVPLFGNLLWLRNSAADVEPLLLKLFKRYGPVVTLRMGSRLAIFVADRRLAHAALVGAGAVTMANRPQAATSSLLGVSDNIITRADYGPVWRLLRRNLVAETLHPSRVRLFAPARAWVRGVLMDKLRAGGDDEPCDVMEAFRYTMFCLLVLMCFGERLDEPAVRAIEDAERTWLLYISQQMSVFFFFPSVTRHVFRGRLQTARALRRRQAELFVPLINARREYKRQAKAGQAPARETTFQHSYVDTLLDITLPAEEGHRALTDDEIVALCSEFLTAGTDTTSTGLQWIMAELVKNPAVQDRLHAEIKATCGNDAEAVSEEAVHGMPYLKAVILEGLRKHPPGHFVLPHKAAEDMDVGGYLIPKGATVNFMVAEMGRDEQEWERPMEFVPERFLEGGDGVGVDMTGTKGIRMMPFGVGRRICAGLSIAMLHLEFFVANMVREFEWKEAPGHEVEFGEKSEFTTVMKNPLRPRLVPRRS from the coding sequence ATGGAGACCAGCTGGATCCTCCTCGCGGGCGCCCTCCTGCTCTCGCTCCTCGTCCTCCGCCGGCGCCACACCAAGAACCGCCGCCTGCCGCCGGGTCCCCCGGCCGTGCCGCTGTTCGGCAACCTGCTGTGGCTGAGGAACTCCGCGGCGGACGTGGAGCCCCTGCTGCTGAAGCTCTTCAAGCGGTACGGCCCCGTCGTCACGCTTCGGATGGGCTCCCGGCTCGCCATCTTCGTGGCCGACCGCCGCCTCGCGcacgccgcgctcgtgggcgccGGCGCTGTCACGATGGCGAACCGCCCGCAGGCCGCCACGAGCTCGCTCCTGGGCGTCAGCGACAACATCATCACCCGCGCCGACTACGGGCCCGTGTGGCGCCTCCTGCGCCGCAACCTCGTCGCCGAGACGCTGCACCCGTCGCGCGTCAGGCTGTTCGCGCCCGCGCGCGCCTGGGTGCGTGGCGTCCTCATGGACAAGCTGCGGGCGGGCGGGGACGACGAGCCGTGCGACGTCATGGAGGCGTTCCGGTACACCATGTTCTGCCTCCTGGTGCTCATGTGCTTCGGCGAGCGGCTGGACGAGCCCGCGGTGCGCGCCATCGAGGACGCCGAGCGCACGTGGCTGCTCTACATCTCCCAGCAGATgagcgtcttcttcttcttcccgtcCGTCACCAGGCACGTTTTCCGCGGCCGCCTGCAGACCGCGCGCGCCCTGCGCCGGCGCCAGGCGGAGCTCTTCGTGCCGCTCATCAACGCTCGGCGCGAGTACAAGCGGCAGGCCAAGGCCGGCCAGGCACCGGCGAGGGAGACCACGTTCCAGCACTCGTACGTGGATACcctgctcgacatcacgctccccGCGGAGGAGGGCCACCGCGCGCTCACCGACGACGAGATCGTCGCGCTCTGCTCCGAGTTCCTCACCGCCGGCACCGACACCACCTCCACGGGCCTGCAGTGGATCATGGCCGAGCTTGTGAAGAACCCGGCCGTCCAAGACCGGCTGCACGCGGAGATCAAGGCCACGTGCGGCAACGACGCCGAGGCGGTCTCGGAGGAGGCCGTCCACGGGATGCCGTACCTTAAGGCGGTGATCCTGGAGGGCCTGCGCAAGCACCCGCCGGGCCACTTCGTGCTTCCGCACAAGGCCGCCGAGGACATGGACGTCGGCGGGTACCTGATCCCCAAGGGCGCGACGGTGAACTTCATGGTGGCCGAGATGGGCCGCGACGAGCAGGAGTGGGAGAGGCCGATGGAGTTCGTCCCGGAGCGGTTCCTGGAGGGCGGCGACGGCGTGGGCGTGGACATGACGGGCACCAAGGGGATCAGGATGATGCCGTTCGGCGTGGGGCGGAGGATCTGCGCCGGGCTGTCCATCGCCATGCTGCACCTCGAGTTCTTCGTGGCCAACATGGTGAGGGAGTTCGAGTGGAAGGAGGCGCCCGGCCATGAGGTGGAGTTCGGGGAGAAGAGCGAGTTCACCACCGTCATGAAGAACCCGCTGCGCCCGCGACTAGTGCCAAGGAGGAGTTGA
- the LOC136544469 gene encoding CMP-sialic acid transporter 2, with the protein MEHRRVKDQESFDRRSLSSNTATSSLSTAGGPKGKDSWKLKSIVTLALTLLTSSQAILIVWSKRAGKYEYSITTANFSVEALKCLLSLVALYRTWNSQGVTEDNRLTTSFDEVRVYPIPAMLYLVKNLLQYYIFAYVDAPAYQILKNLNIISTGVLYRIILKKKLSEIQWAAFILLCAGCTTAQLSPSSDHVLQTPIQGLVMAIVMALLSGFAGVYTEVIIKKHPSRNINAQNFWLYIFGMLFNLVAICVQDFDAVMNKGFFHGYSFITVLMILNHALSGIAVSMVMKYADNIVKVYSTSVAMLLTAIVSVFLFGFHLSLAFLLGSTVVSVSVYLHSVGKLQQQK; encoded by the exons ATGGAGCACAGAAGAGTGAAGGATCAG GAGAGCTTTGATAGGAGATCTCTTTCTAGCA ATACAGCAACTTCGAGTCTTAGCACTGCAGGAGGGCCGAAGGGCAAGGATAGTTGGAAGCTAAA GTCCATTGTTACACTTGCATTGACATTGCTAACAAGTTCCCAGGCAATATTGATTGTATGGTCGAAAAGAGCTGGAAAGTATGAATATAGTATCACAACAGCAAATTTTTCG GTGGAAGCTTTGAAATGTCTACTGTCACTTGTAGCCTTGTACAGGACATGGAACAGTCAAGGTGTTACAGAAGATAATAG GTTAACTACATCGTTTGATGAAGTTAGAGTTTACCCCATTCCTGCAATGCTTTACCTGGTGAAGAACTTATTGCAG TATTATATCTTTGCATATGTGGATGCGCCAGCTTACCAGATTCTGAAGAACTTGAATATTATCAGCACTGGTGTTCTATACCGTATAATTCTCAAGAAAAA GTTAAGTGAAATTCAGTGGGCTGCATTTATTCTTTTATGTGCTGGCTGCACTACTGCTCAGCTCAGTCCCTC CTCAGACCATGTTCTTCAGACCCCTATTCAAGGTTTGGTGATGGCAATT GTGATGGCTCTTCTAAGTGGTTTTGCAGGAGTATATACAGAA GTTATCATCAAGAAACATCCTTCAAGAAATATAAATGCACAAAATTTTTGGCTGTACATATTTGGGATGCTCTTCAATTTGGTTGCAATTTGTGTCCAGGACTTCGATGCTGTTATGAACAA AGGCTTTTTTCATGGCTACTCGTTTATTACAGTTTTGATGATTCTTAACCATGCTCTGAG TGGAATTGCTGTATCAATGGTGATGAAGTATGCAGACAATATTGTCAAG GTTTACTCAACATCAGTTGCAATGCTTCTGACGGCAATAGTATCCGTCTTCTTATTTGGCTTCCACCTGTCTCTTGCGTTCTTGCTTGGATCCAC GGTCGTTTCTGTCTCTGTGTACCTGCACTCTGTTGGGAAGCTGCAGCAGCAGAAATAG